A genomic stretch from Bacteroidales bacterium includes:
- a CDS encoding porin family protein, giving the protein MSSLHTMKYGINLLIVLITFCCLPISGQEISIGQRILNYPDSKEDYIEKGRRLLIHQFENMDFDSVKLVMNYLEDHIDDHTYLSFLPGERILLYYWTKQYDRLTMFILNIDKEKEHEYVPANHRVGEIAVKWSVQDYDILNQWINESESGAEDKDFLILLLKMMLADHLLPNIPQQELNDASDAFIARYPGSKYNEFIKTHIFFKIVPGDWGVGFGVRGGYTFHNNDYLNPKGNIDMNICVRYQRWVLDMAIMGGFGKLSRDIPDTDWFKGDKASTTHFYFSLGYAFLDNANFRISPFVGGSFNSSTPDEDLRDEYPQLEDVKINGWSPIAGANLEWKFRKKHPSYPFYQNHINLRISYLPDAFRKAGRIYSGDMWFLTLGFSFDTFGRKRIY; this is encoded by the coding sequence TTGAGCTCATTACATACCATGAAATACGGAATTAATTTATTGATAGTATTGATCACTTTCTGTTGTCTTCCTATCTCCGGGCAGGAAATATCTATCGGACAAAGGATACTGAATTATCCCGATTCCAAGGAAGACTATATCGAAAAAGGCCGTCGGCTGCTGATCCACCAATTTGAAAATATGGATTTTGATTCCGTAAAACTGGTCATGAATTATCTTGAAGACCATATCGACGACCACACCTACCTGTCATTTCTACCTGGGGAACGTATCCTGCTTTATTACTGGACCAAACAGTATGACCGCCTGACAATGTTTATACTGAATATAGATAAAGAAAAGGAACACGAATACGTCCCGGCCAATCACCGGGTCGGAGAAATAGCGGTCAAATGGTCCGTCCAGGATTACGACATCCTCAACCAATGGATCAACGAATCGGAATCCGGCGCAGAAGACAAGGATTTCCTGATCCTTTTATTAAAAATGATGCTGGCCGACCATTTACTCCCAAACATACCACAACAGGAACTAAATGATGCATCGGATGCTTTCATTGCCCGGTATCCGGGTTCAAAATACAACGAATTCATCAAAACCCATATCTTTTTCAAAATCGTTCCCGGCGATTGGGGAGTGGGATTTGGGGTTCGCGGCGGATACACGTTTCATAACAACGATTATTTAAATCCTAAAGGTAATATCGATATGAATATTTGCGTCCGCTACCAAAGATGGGTACTGGACATGGCCATTATGGGCGGATTCGGTAAATTATCCCGGGATATTCCGGATACGGATTGGTTCAAAGGAGACAAGGCATCTACCACTCATTTTTATTTTTCACTCGGATATGCTTTCCTTGACAATGCAAACTTCCGCATCAGTCCTTTTGTAGGGGGATCTTTTAATTCTTCCACCCCCGATGAAGATCTCCGGGATGAATATCCGCAACTGGAAGATGTTAAAATAAACGGGTGGTCTCCGATAGCCGGGGCAAACCTGGAGTGGAAATTCAGGAAAAAACATCCCTCCTACCCTTTCTATCAAAATCATATCAACCTGAGAATATCATACCTGCCCGATGCATTCAGAAAAGCCGGGAGAATTTATTCCGGAGACATGTGGTTTCTTACTTTAGGCTTTTCATTCGACACTTTTGGCAGAAAAAGGATATATTGA